Proteins encoded within one genomic window of Cucumis sativus cultivar 9930 chromosome 3, Cucumber_9930_V3, whole genome shotgun sequence:
- the LOC101212103 gene encoding taxadiene 5-alpha hydroxylase translates to MITVIILLVLTIFLFHRFRTRLSSSAAKNLPPGALGVPFIGQSLSLLGAMRTNTAEKWLQKRVDKYGPVSKMTLFGKPTVFIHGAAANKAVVFSGEEGTVSNRQVESLKMILGKRNLTELSGEDHKRVRGALVWFLRPQTLRSYVGKMDGEVRRHLNMYWHGNNEVTVAPLMKTLTFDIICSLLFGIEEGTTRKSIIECFKTMVDGIWSIPINLPFTRYNHSLKASAKAQQILKQLLKDKAKVMEEEKESEVEENDKDLISYLLRIKNKDKEQALSEEEIVHNIILLMIAGHDTTSILLTLMLRVLATNPTVYAAVLQEHEEIGRSKERGEALTWEDVSKMKYTWRVAMETLRLYPPVFGGFRVALKDIQLGAYTIPKGWQIFWAAPMTHLDETIFGDPQKFEPSRFDQNQTPIPPFSFIAFGGGPRICPGYEFAKLETLVTIHYLITQFTWNLSCSQDFLTRDPTLMPNKGLPIQIFPKS, encoded by the exons ATGATCACGGTCATAATCCTTCTTGTCCTCACCATATTTCTTTTCCACAGATTTAGAACAAGGTTATCGTCCTCTGCCGCGAAAAACCTTCCTCCGGGGGCACTTGGGGTCCCATTTATAGGGCAAAGCCTGAGCCTTCTTGGAGCCATGAGAACAAACACAGCTGAGAAATGGCTGCAGAAGAGAGTGGACAAGTACGGCCCAGTTTCAAAGATGACCCTGTTTGGGAAACCGACGGTGTTTATACATGGGGCGGCAGCAAACAAGGCAGTTGTGTTTTCGGGGGAGGAGGGGACGGTGTCGAATCGGCAGGTCGAGTCGTTGAAGATGATTTTAGGGAAAAGGAATTTGACAGAGCTGAGTGGTGAGGATCATAAGAGAGTTAGAGGGGCGTTGGTTTGGTTCTTAAGGCCTCAGACTCTGAGAAGTTATGTGGGGAAAATGGATGGAGAGGTTAGGAGACATTTGAACATGTATTGGCATGGCAACAACGAAGTCACT GTGGCACCATTGATGAAAACTCTAACATTTGACATTATATGCTCTCTCCTCTTTGGAATTGAAGAAGGAACAACAAGAAAGAGCATAATAGAATGCTTCAAAACAATGGTTGATGGCATTTGGTCTATTCCAATAAATCTCCCTTTCACAAGGTATAACCACAGCCTGAAAGCAAGTGCAAAAGCTCAACAGATACTGAAGCAACTTTTGAAAGACAAAGCAAAAgtaatggaagaagaaaaagaaagtgaagtagaagaaaatgataaagacCTAATTAGTTATTTGcttagaataaaaaacaaagacaagGAACAAGCTTTGAGTGAGGAGGAAATTGTGCATAATATCATCCTTCTAATGATTGCTGGACATGACACAACTTCTATTTTGCTTACTCTAATGCTTAGGGTTTTGGCTACAAACCCAACTGTTTATGCAGCTGTTCTTCAAG AGCATGAAGAAATAGGTAGAAGCAAAGAAAGAGGGGAGGCACTGACTTGGGAAGATGTTTCAAAGATGAAGTACACATGGAGAGTAGCAATGGAAACCTTGAGACTTTACCCTCCAGTTTTTGGAGGCTTTAGAGTGGCCCTTAAAGACATTCAATTGGGTGCCTACACAATTCCAAAAGGATGGCAA ATCTTTTGGGCAGCACCAATGACACACTTGGATGAGACAATATTTGGAGACCCACAAAAGTTTGAACCAAGTAGATTTGATCAAAACCAAACACCAATTCcaccattttctttcattgctTTTGGTGGAGGACCTAGAATCTGCCCTGGCTATGAATTTGCAAAGCTTGAAACACTTGTTACTATCCATTACCTAATCACTCAATTCACTTGGAACCTCTCCTGTTCACAAGATTTCTTGACTAGAGATCCAACTTTGATGCCTAACAAAGGCCTCCCCATCCAAATTTTTCCCAAATCATAA